A region of the Canis lupus dingo isolate Sandy chromosome 8, ASM325472v2, whole genome shotgun sequence genome:
ATGCACTTTTCTATATATGTGGGAAATTATGTAACTCCTTAAGAGAGACAGCATATTGTGGTCTCAAGGTTCAGAAAATTAGATGCAGTTACTAATTTGGCACTAATTTTGAAACTTTAAGTCATTTTACTGATCTTTGCCTTAGTTTTCTGGAATgatttattaagatttaataaaatcttaaaaaaaaataaaataaaaacaaaaccctaaaagtCTCATTTAGCCAGAACATTAGGTGTTTCCTTTATATTTCATCAATCACACATGTAGAGTTAAGGATAACCTATCCCTTTTCAGTAACAGCAGaagacaatctttaaaaaatactcagtatCCCCCTGTTGCAAACCCACGTTGCGGAATGTGAGCATTTCTAAAGCAAGAGTGTATTTTTGATCACAGTGAGTCTAATGGGCAGCTCaacattttcctaattttgtctTTACTGTTTTTAAGACTTGTTTAAGTAGTCCATAGTTtgatatgctttctttttttcatttttttgattatttattcatgagagacacagagaggcagagacacaggcagagggaaaagcaggctccttgcagggagccccatgtgggattcaatcccgggactcccagATCACCCCTGAGcgaaaagcagacactcaaccactgagccacccaggcatcccttttttcattttaatagttgTTGCTTTCTTGGTAGTTTGTAGACTATTTTGAAGAACgttaaaattttgctttaaacCTTATCAATCTGTTTCAGGAGAACATCGATTGGGAGTTGAACATCTCAGCAATGCCCTTTTAGTGTGTCGACAACCACAGGAACTTCTGAAGGTTTTCAAACACACACTCCCTCCTCAGGTATTTGAGATGCTGTTGCGCAAAATTCCCCTTATTTGCCAGGTGAGCACATACTTAATTATCTTTGCTATATGAACACAGTAAATAACATGTTAGGCCTGAttacataaaaaaaggaaagtctgtGTGGATGGGAACTTTAAATGAGTACAATTTCTGAATTTTTGGTTGCTTTTCTTGCCTTATGATGAAACAAGCCTATTTTTTCATGTTCCTTTAACTACAGTGAATTGTATATTTTGTTGAATCTTATAGATGTTCCAACATTTCAACTTTAAAAGTAgcactgttaatattttgtctttgtaCTTTCAAAGACCTAACCATTACTGACTGCAATGTCAACAAAGGCCTGTATGTTAAATGGTATTGTTAGTTAAATGATGCAATagcttaaaaaattagaatacagAAAGCCATAAATTATCAAAGTAGAATAATACTTTTGGCTTCAAATGTGACAATACATAGAAATCACTTTGGTATTAGAAATGTATAggagatgggcagcccgggtggctcagaggtgtagtgccaccttcagcccagggcgtgatcctggggacccagcatcgagtcccacgtcaggctccctgcatggagcctgctgctccctttgcctgtgtctctgcctccctctctgtgtgtctctcatgaataaataaataaaatctttaaaaaaattatatatatatatatatatatatatatatatatatataaaaagaaatgtatagaaGAATTGTAATTAGTGTTCTCTTAAGTGCAAGTTTAGATTGGTACCAAATGAAATCCACTCATAAGCCAATTTACTAGTAGGTATTAGTCATTTAACAGCCAAATTGCTTGGTATATTTATGCATCAACTAGAATTTCCTGCAGATGCTTGTATTTGTTTTAGGATTCATTTAGCCATAAAACACTCCTTTAACTTCGGTTCACTTTTTATTGCACTGATCACATGTCATGGCTGAGAATACACTGTATAATGTTGGAATGATTCAGAATCATTCATGTTGGACTCAGCTtttgaacaaaacacaaaacacagtCTCTACTAGAGCGTAACAGTCAATTCTTACACATTCCCAAGGTAGTCTCAGGTGGGATGTTTACTATAGACATATCAAAATATGGCTAGAATATGAATGTATAATATCCACCCTAACACAAGAAGGGAGGCAAGAAAGGATAGTGGGTTGAAATGATTAGCAAgtaactattttatgtatttaccaGCAATTTGAGGCAGACATGAATGAACAGGAATACTTGGAGGATGATCGTGATTGAAAAACATTTCAACGTATCCACAGTCCAGTCAGAATACTATGgtactatatatagtataaacaACTGCTCAgtgatatttccatttattttacttttagtaataaaaattttttttgatctCATACATGATTGAAcacatattttgctttaaaattaacAGTCACAATTGAAGAAacaatggtttatttttctaatgaagtTACCAAGCTGCTGAATCTTAAGGCCTCAACAAATGTTGcatcttattattttcattgaaCAATAAGACCTTCTATTTTGATTATTCTCCATAAATAGCAATTTTGTTTCTCCAGTTGTTTCCATTTGCCACAGTCATGACAGACAGTTTAACATGGTGGCTACTGCTTTCCGGGGATTCTAGCAGATGAATCATTTCTATCACAACAGCTGCTGGCAATCTTTCATCAAAAGTCCATCCATCAGGACTTCTCTATCGTGGCTGGCCAAGAAGTCCTGCTTTGGCTGCCAGGGCTTCATTCTGCTGAATATGATATTCCTGAAATCTCATGGAtattctttgtgtcatttttaaatatttctgtaagcAATGTTCTGAACAGGTGgtctagaaataagaaaagatcCAATAGGAAAGATagaattattagtttttaaaaagtacacataTTCTAAATGAACAGCCATGGGtgcttttttctttgaatatatgaGAACTAAAACGACTAGTGAGTGACCACAGCTTTCAATTGCTAATAGTTTTATCCAGTTAcaaaaattaacatatactgaATGCCTACCAGTTTGTagcactaaaacaaaaacaatgatatGTCCCtgcctttttcatttctcattctgaCTGTTAAAACGTAGGCCCAGTAgtaagtttgttcctttttagaAACTCCATTCCTAACATTATTAAATTTCAACATCtctttttaacaaaaagaatgtTATGCTTGGCATTTTTCAAGCTTTGTCATTATTTAACAAGGACTTGCTGATTACTGATTATATGTTCTTGGCATGGATATTGGTCAACATCTTACACTGGAGGAAGTTTGTGTCAACAAACTTGGCCAAAGTTTTGGCCAACATATAAATGTTTTGATGAggatattaaaagttaaaattttgcaTAGGATTGAGTTTTCAGAGTCCACCTATGCAAGATCAGCCACCATATTCAAGCTCTGCTTTTTCCAGAATTAACCTGAGTTCTCAGGGTCAGATAGAAAAGCCATTATCAAGTTTCTCAAGCCAGGCTATCTTGACTGAAAGCTAATTAGTAAGAAGTTTTGCTATGGAACAATAATTCAGCAATCCTTAGGTATCttaactaaaagaaagaaagagagagtaagaaagaaagaaaactgccatGTTACAGTATGAGTGTCACATTATATTTGGGATCATTAAATTCAATGCCCATGGGTCAGGACCCATGCTTTAGTTCCTCTGAGCAATGTTATATATTAGGTAGCCCAAATTTCTGAAATAACTAGGAACAAGCAAAATGGTTAGAGGCATCCTACTTCTATTGTTTGTGACAAGCTTAGAGAATTTTTAGTGGGCAGCACTTTTCGTACCTCTTCAGGTTTGACTTCTCTTGTTGTGAAGTCTTTAACGCAATCCAAAAAGCACGTTTCGGTAAGTTTATTGTAGGTTCCAAGAAATTCCTTGAACTATGAAAAATCAGAACATTCTTTaatgtttggttaaaaaaaaaagttttgaaacttAATTACTGATGATCTGTATTTGGGGAAAATACCCTGTAATACTTGAAGTCAAAACTTAAATGGGCATAATATGACCCATATGGTATGATCTACAAAATACAGTCCAGTTTTCTAgttgaatatttattcattcctggATATCTGTCAAATTATCTGGAAAATAAGTATGTTTCACATCATTTAGAATCCatttttggaaatgaaatatGAAGTTATTTTGTGAGATCACTGACTGACATGGTTGCACCAAGTTGTGCCTTAAATtttttgtaaaattcttttttgttaattGTATTACCTTACCTGTTTTATCTGATCAGATTCTGGCATTTGTGCAGCCATATTCTTTTGGTATGTTTATTAGTcacctgatttaaaaattaagaaaaagtttgtCAGTCTGTGAACACATATTTTTAGGCTAGCTGAAGAGTTAGATAATTAAAACAAGAACAGTTTATGAACAGAACTGAACAAAGTTTACTTGAAATTGttactcttattttataaatttctaatgGAGTCTTTAATTatatccccctcccccaacaatCTTCTAATGAAAAACCTACAATTTacagaattagatttttttactgCTGGTTATGGGCCCCCCAAAGGCCCTCTCTATCTAAATCTCTAGTTTTAAGACAGCTTGCTCTATTATGTTGCAAGGTTTACTTGTTAAAGCCTCATTCCTAATAGAGTTTTAAGGGAAAACGAAGAGATCTCTGGTGTCTTCCTGCAAGTACCGCTGGTTGCTAATGTAACTTTGACTTGTAGTAATAATGATCCCTTTATTATctctatataaatacaaaatttctattaattattaataaacaccatccacttggggcacctgggtggttcagtcagttaagtgtcagacttgtaatttcagctcaggtcatgatctcatggactATGGGATCAAGCCCGTTAAGCTCTATGCTCAGTAGGGagtgcttaagagtctctctccctcttaaaaaaaaaaaaaaaaaaaaaaaaaaaaaaattctctttctctctgcacctccctgcctccaactcatgcctgctttctctctcttaaaaaaaaaaaagaaagggatccctgggtggcgcagcggtttggcgcctgcctttggcccagggcgcgatcctggagacccgggatcgaatcccacgtcgggctcctggtgcgtggagcctgcttctccctctgcctgtgtctctgcctctctctctctctctctctctctcactgtgtgcctatcataaataaaaaaaaaaaaaaaagaaaaagaaagattataaggAAAAGACATTAATAGAATAGTACTAAAATAAATCTGCATTTAAGTCGACCTGTGTAGTTCAAACCTgttgttgttcaagggtcaactgcagaGGTTTTTACCACATAAACTACCTGAAAAATACCAACAGTTAACTGAAAGTCACAATTTTTCAGGTATTGCTGTGCTGTTCTAAAACACCACTAAccagtcagagacataggcagagggagaagcaggctctctgtggtgagcccgatgtgggatcaagcccaggaccctgggattattatctgagccaaaggcagatgctcaaccactgagccactcaggcaccagaGACAGAATATTCTATATCATACAATGTAGTTTAGGACTTGTGCTTCTGGAAAGATGGTGCAAGAGATGTGTTTTTCCTTGTTCCTCAAACTAAGTACAACTAAAAACCCTGGATCTGACATATAAAACCAACATAAGACTCTtaaagatggagagaagaaaatatactGGCCAGGGCCCTTGAGacgtaagaaacaaaacagtggggagttctttctccctcttttttgtCTCCTATATCACAGAGTTGGAGCTGAAGAAGCCAGCAATCTGCAAATGCCAATGGGCACAGTCAAAACTCCCCATCTCCCCAAAGCTGGCCCTCTCTAGCTAAAGGGCCAGGAAAGGGGAAgcctataaaatagaaaacttttaaacAATAACTATTGTACTCCAGGCAAACAAAACATTGTGGCCTGTATTCCCCATCCAGCCACATCAACATAAGCCAAGTTAGGAGCCTAGACTTCTACCCTCACTAAGCTGTAATGAGGCACTCTCATCCTCACACTTTAGAGAAGGAAGATTAGGAAGCAGGGACTTTAAATCCTTACTGAGCATTAATGAGGGCTTCCTGCACCCTCAACAAGTGTCAGTGGAAACAACATGAGGAGCCTGGACTTCTACTTCAATTGGCAATAAGGAGGTACCCTTTTTCCTCCCGTCTAGGTGGTATCAAAGGTGGCCTCTTTGAGATTCAAGATCTACATTATAGTCCCATGGTAAATTCACATACTCAGTGTGTCAGTGGAGACCATGTGGGGAGTAGTAATAAGGCACTCCAGTCTGTCTCAGCCAGAGTGATACTAGTGGAGACCTACTGGAGAGCTGTAACTCCTACTCTTTCCCAGCAGTAATGAGGAGCACATGACCCCCCACATACCTAAGTGACAGAGTGAGTTACCTGGACTTCTAGCCTACATCTAGTAGTCATGAGGCAGCAGGCCCCCTCCCCTACTTTTTGCTAATGGAGCAATGGCAAAAGGAGCCAACTAGAaaagaaggtttttgtttttgtttttaagattttatttattcatgagagacccagagagagaggaagagacataggcagagggagtagcaggctccttgtgggaagcctgatgtagaactcgatccccagaccctcagatcaggccctgaactgaagacagatgctcaaccgctgagtcacccaggcatccctagaaaagAAGGGATCTTCTTAAACAGATCTAGAGCCTCACAACACAATACGCAAAATGTCCAGgttacaataaaaagtaaataatcattaaaaaaaatcatcataccAAGAACTGAGAAAGtctcaaactgaatgaaaaaaggcAATATATATCTGACATTGAGAAGACAGAaatatcaaagatttaaaaatggttattacAAAAAATACATCAATAAGCAATTATGAATATgcttgaaataaacaaaatgttagaagaaccaaatggaaattttaagaagtcaaaaataaaataaccaaaataaaccGATAGAACAATCAACAGCAGaatgagggacagaggaagaaatcaGCTAATTAGTATATGTGCTGTCGAAGCAAGCACGAAATCAGCAAATTAGAAGATGGAAAATAGACTTAACTAAtctaacagaaaaatataatggaaaaaatgaacagagtgCCAGAAACCCATATGAAGGTAATAAAAGATCTAATATTTGTTTCAACAGAGTCCTGGAAGATGAGGAGAAAAGAGCAGAGCTGTACAAGTTCTAGAAGAAATCATGGccgaaaacttcccaaatttggcaaaagagaTAAATTTATAGATCCAAGAGAAGCTGAGTGAATGCCAAAGGCATATAAACACAAAGGAATCTACATCAAGCACAGCCAAACATCTAAAACTAAAGACAAAACTTTTTGAAAGTAGCAAGTGAAAAAGTGACATCTTACCTAGGGGAAAACAATTAGTCAACCCAGAACCTGAATCTAGCAAAAATATGCTTCAGGAATGAAGGGAAAATCAAGACTTtctcaaatgaaagaaaccagaatttGTTGCCAGCTAATCTACACTAAGAGAAGAATTAAAGttctaaacagaaaggaaatgataatagGAGACCTGGAATAtcaagaaggaggaaaaatacaGTAATAACAAATATGACTAAGTATAacac
Encoded here:
- the TIMM9 gene encoding mitochondrial import inner membrane translocase subunit Tim9, with amino-acid sequence MAAQMPESDQIKQFKEFLGTYNKLTETCFLDCVKDFTTREVKPEETTCSEHCLQKYLKMTQRISMRFQEYHIQQNEALAAKAGLLGQPR